Genomic segment of Candidatus Marsarchaeota archaeon:
ATGGATAGAAGCTGGTTGCGCTCCTGATCCTCTTGCCATTTGCAACCTGTATGGTTGCCCCTTTCTTAACCATGATGAAATTTCTTATGCCTGATGGCGTGCCGAGCTTCGGGACGAACCTTATTGAGTGGTACATCTCCTTGCCGCTGGTTTCCCTGTGAGTGACTAAGTTGGATATTGTCGTTCTCACTATGTTCTCTACGTAGGCCGTGCTTCTGCTCCTGCTGAACTCCAGGCTGACGCCGCAGTCAGCGTAGTCTATCAGTGAGCCGCCATTGGCTATGGCCCTTTCCATGACCACAATCTTCTTTACTGGAATCCTTCTGGCAAGCGCCATCGCGCGCTTGTGGGTGACTATTATTATGTCAGGCTGCCTTGCAAATGTAGAGTGTATATCAATCAGATAGTCGCAGCCTTCAATCGCCTCGAGTAGCTCGAATGCCATCCTCTGCTCGGTGTTCCCATTCCTGCTGCCTGGAAAGCACCTGTTGCCATCCACGTCGACGAACCTCCTGTTCAGTGAGATGGCTGCTTCATTGGCCACGATGAGTCTCAGCCAGACGCCTGCTGGCGGATTCATGGCGAGTCTAGCGATTACTCTGCTCCCGACAAGCTCGTTGCCGTGTATTGACCCCACTACTGCTATCTTGACATTGCCAGATCCGATATCGTATGTCTTCATGCAGTCGCCCTATCTATTTACCAGTAGCACCCTTCATATCCGTACTTCTGCCCTGTGGCCGTGTTCGGGCGATACGCGCCCTGCACAAACCCTATGATTAGCACAGAGTCACCGCGCCGCCTGTCTATGCGCAAAGAATTGAACAAGCCGGTAGCTTCGCTGTCGCTAATCTTGGGTATGGAGTCGTTCAGAGGCCTGCCGTACGTCTTCCTGTCTGTGAATGTATTGGCGTTATACGACTTTGCCTTGAGCCTTTTCGCTATTTCAGAGCCTATGGCCATTGCCAGCGCCTTTTCGTACGCCGTTTGGAGCGATGCATCGGTGTTGGTATTTGGGTAGATGGCAGATACATACCTGCTTGCGCAATGGTAGACCACAGGGCTCTGCGTGCGCATAACAAGCATGTTGGGGTTTTCGTCATGCAGTGCCCTTTCCATCGATGTGTCGAACAGGTGGTGCCCCTGGCTCTCAGTCTTCAGCACTATTCCACCAAGGTATAGTACCTTGAGCCCAAACACCTTGAACGTTGAATACGCGCCGAAACCTACAAGTTCGTTGTCGTAGTAAATCAGGTGCAGCGTCTCAGCGCTGAGTATGTGGTTCCTTGCATCGTCATCAGTCATGTGCGATCCGAAGCCGTCCTTCGCGGCGCTGATGAGCTGGCTAAGCATTTCGTCAGTAAGCTCGCCACCGTAAAGGCGCATGAAGGACCATTACCTTCCGCTCTGCGCCCCTGACTAGGGACGCGTAGTACTTTTCATCCATGTCCTTGCTTTCTATTTTCCTAGTTGTGTTGGTTGTCATTCCATCACTTTCGCATTATAGTTCAGCGCAGATCTGCCAGCGTGAGTTATTGTTAGAGGCTCACCGATTCTCCGTCGTGCCACGAAACCTCGTTCGAAAAGTGCCTCCATGTTCAACTTCAGCGTGGACAGCGGTATTCTGAAATCGCC
This window contains:
- a CDS encoding succinylglutamate desuccinylase/aspartoacylase family protein, with translation MKTYDIGSGNVKIAVVGSIHGNELVGSRVIARLAMNPPAGVWLRLIVANEAAISLNRRFVDVDGNRCFPGSRNGNTEQRMAFELLEAIEGCDYLIDIHSTFARQPDIIIVTHKRAMALARRIPVKKIVVMERAIANGGSLIDYADCGVSLEFSRSRSTAYVENIVRTTISNLVTHRETSGKEMYHSIRFVPKLGTPSGIRNFIMVKKGATIQVANGKRIRSATSFYPLFFGEKGYAGLCMMLKKIP